One genomic segment of Pseudomonadota bacterium includes these proteins:
- a CDS encoding Lrp/AsnC family transcriptional regulator has protein sequence MAAPDKINNRILHELVGDGRITNAELAERVGLSASACLRRVQELERSGVISGYRAVLDRAAMGIGFTAYIAVGLSSHTSESQHAFEAAIVQSPEVRECHNITGAFEYLLRVETVDLAAYKVFHTDVLGTLPQVRTITTHVVMESVKDERA, from the coding sequence ATGGCGGCGCCGGATAAGATAAACAACAGAATATTGCATGAGTTGGTGGGCGACGGGCGCATCACCAATGCCGAGCTTGCCGAGCGGGTGGGGCTATCTGCGTCCGCCTGCCTGCGGCGCGTGCAGGAGCTCGAGCGCAGCGGGGTGATCAGCGGCTATCGCGCGGTGCTCGACCGGGCGGCGATGGGGATCGGCTTCACGGCCTATATCGCCGTGGGCCTCTCCAGCCACACGTCGGAGTCTCAGCACGCCTTCGAGGCGGCGATCGTGCAGTCGCCGGAGGTGCGTGAGTGCCACAACATCACCGGGGCGTTCGAGTACTTACTGCGGGTGGAGACGGTGGACCTGGCCGCGTACAAGGTGTTCCACACCGATGTGCTCGGTACCTTGCCCCAGGTGCGTACGATCACCACGCATGTGGTGATGGAATCGGTGAAGGACGAGCGCGCGTGA
- a CDS encoding 2OG-Fe(II) oxygenase — MNEGVLDLGEALDAQGWALTGPLLSSHECAALRDAFDDRARFRSHIDMQRHGYGRGEYRYFNYPLPAVVQQLRETLYARLVPLANQWQVRLGHSQRFPASLDEYLERCHRAGQCRPTPLVLRYAAGDYNRLHQDLYGDQVFPLQLAVLLGNPGEDFEGGEFVLTEQKARSQSRVDVVPLAGAGDGVVFAVNERPARGPRGDHRVRMRHGVSCVRRGERMTLGVIFHDAS, encoded by the coding sequence ATGAATGAGGGCGTCCTGGATCTGGGCGAAGCCCTCGACGCCCAGGGATGGGCGCTGACCGGCCCGTTGTTGTCATCGCATGAGTGCGCAGCTCTGCGCGATGCGTTCGATGATAGGGCGCGCTTTCGCAGCCACATCGATATGCAGCGCCACGGGTACGGTCGGGGCGAGTATCGTTACTTCAACTACCCGCTCCCGGCGGTGGTACAACAACTACGCGAGACCCTGTACGCGCGCCTCGTTCCGCTGGCGAACCAGTGGCAGGTGCGCCTCGGCCATTCACAGCGCTTCCCCGCCTCGCTGGACGAGTACCTGGAACGCTGCCATCGCGCGGGCCAATGCCGTCCCACGCCCCTGGTCCTGCGCTACGCCGCCGGGGACTACAACCGCCTGCACCAGGATCTCTACGGAGACCAGGTGTTTCCGCTTCAGCTAGCGGTGCTGCTCGGTAATCCCGGGGAGGACTTTGAGGGAGGTGAGTTCGTTCTCACCGAGCAGAAGGCGCGGAGCCAGTCGCGGGTGGACGTAGTCCCCCTCGCGGGGGCTGGGGATGGGGTGGTCTTCGCCGTCAACGAACGCCCTGCGCGAGGCCCTCGGGGCGATCACCGCGTTCGCATGCGCCATGGGGTGAGCTGCGTACGCCGCGGCGAGCGGATGACCCTAGGGGTGATCTTCCACGACGCCAGCTAA
- the ada gene encoding bifunctional DNA-binding transcriptional regulator/O6-methylguanine-DNA methyltransferase Ada, translated as MSPTQSSRLSDTQRWQAVCARDANADGHFFYGVTTTGVYCRPSCAARQPKRANVVFFDTAHAAEKGGLRPCRRCRPEALDQERELIERLCRFLDEHADETVTLARLGREAAMTPTRVQRLFTKHLGVSPKAWQDARRMQRLKAELREQEDGGVLDAIFEAGFGSTSRVYERLDGHIGMTPSAYRAGGAGEEIHYATRETALGPLMMAATGRGVCFAQFGDASASLLAQLEKEFPNASLIPMPAHADAPLGEWMDALEGHLAGEGPRPDLPLDLRGTAFQLKVWRFLCSVREGDVVSYGELARAIDAPSATRAAANACGANRIAVLVPCHRVLRGDGSLGGYRWGVERKRALLDAERRRRALASPDE; from the coding sequence ATGAGCCCAACGCAGTCCTCCCGCCTCAGTGACACGCAGCGCTGGCAGGCCGTTTGCGCCCGCGATGCCAACGCCGACGGACACTTCTTCTACGGCGTCACCACCACCGGTGTGTACTGCCGCCCGAGCTGCGCGGCGCGCCAGCCCAAGCGGGCGAACGTGGTCTTCTTCGACACGGCTCACGCCGCGGAGAAAGGCGGCTTACGCCCCTGCCGACGATGCCGCCCCGAAGCGCTCGATCAAGAGCGCGAGTTGATCGAACGTCTCTGCCGCTTCCTCGACGAGCACGCCGACGAAACCGTGACCTTGGCCCGCCTCGGCCGCGAGGCGGCGATGACGCCCACTCGCGTACAACGGCTGTTCACGAAACACTTAGGCGTGAGCCCAAAAGCGTGGCAGGACGCGCGGCGCATGCAGCGGCTGAAGGCGGAGCTGCGTGAGCAGGAAGACGGCGGCGTGCTCGATGCCATCTTCGAGGCTGGGTTCGGCTCCACCTCGCGCGTCTACGAACGCCTCGACGGCCACATCGGCATGACGCCGTCCGCCTATCGTGCGGGCGGCGCTGGCGAAGAGATCCACTACGCCACCCGGGAGACTGCCCTCGGCCCATTGATGATGGCGGCGACCGGGCGAGGCGTTTGCTTCGCCCAGTTCGGGGACGCTTCGGCATCGCTCCTTGCGCAGCTGGAGAAGGAGTTCCCCAACGCCTCGCTCATCCCAATGCCCGCTCACGCGGACGCGCCCCTCGGCGAGTGGATGGACGCGCTTGAGGGCCACCTCGCCGGCGAAGGGCCCAGGCCGGACCTGCCGCTGGATCTGCGCGGTACCGCGTTTCAACTCAAGGTGTGGCGATTCCTGTGCAGCGTTCGCGAGGGGGACGTGGTGAGCTACGGCGAGCTGGCGCGCGCTATCGATGCCCCCTCAGCGACGCGCGCCGCCGCTAACGCCTGCGGGGCCAACCGTATCGCGGTGCTCGTGCCGTGCCACCGCGTGCTGCGGGGCGACGGCAGCCTCGGGGGGTACCGATGGGGTGTGGAGCGCAAGCGCGCCCTGCTGGACGCGGAGCGACGGCGCCGCGCGCTGGCAAGCCCCGATGAATGA